A portion of the Phormidium ambiguum IAM M-71 genome contains these proteins:
- the aroC gene encoding chorismate synthase, whose protein sequence is MGNIFGHLFRITTFGESHGGGVGVVIDGCPPRLEITPAEIQQELDRRRPGQSKITTPRKEADTCEILSGVFEGKTLGTSITILVKNQDTRPQDYDEMAVKYRPSHADATYDAKYGIRNWQGGGRSSARETIGRVAAGAIAKKILKQIGNIEIIGYVKRIKDIEGVVDPNTVTMEQVESNIVRCPDSECAERMIELIEEVRQQGDSIGGVVECVARNIPPGLGEPVFDKLEADLAKGVMSLPASKGFEIGSGFAGTLLTGSEHNDEFYTDADGHIRTVTNRSGGIQGGISNGEHIIIRVAFKPTATIRKEQRTVTREGEATTLAAKGRHDPCVLPRAVPMVEAMVALVLCDHLLRQQGQCGTLKFEVAHGK, encoded by the coding sequence ATGGGCAACATTTTCGGACATTTATTTCGTATCACCACATTTGGGGAATCTCATGGCGGTGGAGTCGGAGTAGTTATTGATGGTTGTCCGCCGCGACTAGAAATAACTCCCGCAGAAATTCAACAAGAATTAGACAGAAGACGACCTGGACAGAGTAAAATTACCACTCCCCGAAAAGAAGCCGACACTTGTGAAATTCTTTCCGGTGTTTTTGAAGGTAAAACATTAGGAACTTCTATCACAATTTTGGTAAAAAATCAAGATACTCGGCCTCAAGATTATGACGAAATGGCAGTAAAATATCGCCCATCCCATGCCGATGCCACCTACGACGCGAAATATGGCATCCGCAACTGGCAAGGCGGGGGGCGGTCTTCAGCCCGTGAAACAATAGGGCGGGTAGCAGCGGGTGCGATCGCTAAAAAAATCCTTAAACAAATCGGAAACATAGAAATCATCGGCTATGTTAAACGCATCAAAGACATCGAAGGAGTCGTCGATCCCAACACAGTCACGATGGAACAAGTAGAAAGTAACATCGTTCGCTGCCCTGACTCCGAATGTGCAGAGCGCATGATTGAACTAATCGAGGAAGTCCGACAACAAGGTGACTCGATCGGTGGTGTAGTTGAGTGCGTTGCTCGCAACATTCCTCCCGGATTAGGTGAGCCAGTATTCGATAAACTAGAAGCAGACTTAGCTAAAGGTGTGATGTCATTACCCGCCAGTAAAGGATTTGAAATTGGTTCCGGTTTTGCTGGTACTTTACTAACAGGCAGCGAACACAACGACGAATTTTATACTGACGCAGATGGTCACATCCGAACCGTTACCAACCGATCGGGTGGTATTCAGGGTGGCATTTCCAACGGCGAACATATCATCATCCGCGTAGCTTTTAAACCAACTGCTACGATCCGAAAAGAACAGCGTACTGTAACCCGTGAAGGAGAAGCAACCACCTTGGCAGCCAAAGGAAGACATGACCCTTGCGTACTACCAAGAGCAGTGCCTATGGTAGAAGCAATGGTTGCCTTAGTGCTTTGCGATCACCTGCTACGGCAACAGGGGCAATGCGGCACCTTGAAATTTGAAGTTGCACATGGAAAATAG
- a CDS encoding MBL fold metallo-hydrolase — MENSHSSDEFVVQFWGVRGSIPTPGNQTARYGGNTSCIEMRIGGKRLIFDGGSGLHVLGRELLKIMPVEAYMFFTHYHWDHIQGVPMFIPAFVEGNSFQIYGAVPDQRSSMEQHFMERVLHPNSPVPLKGMQANIEFCDISCGDTIKIDDIIIETGPLNHPNGAMGYRVNWRGHSVFYCTDTEHYPDHIDENVLRLANNADLLIYDSMYTDEEYHNPKSPKVGWGHSTWEEGVKVCEAAGVKRFVKFHHEPIHSDDFLDRLEEKILAASPNAVLAKEGMILKVV, encoded by the coding sequence ATGGAAAATAGCCATTCTTCTGACGAATTTGTTGTTCAATTCTGGGGTGTCCGAGGTAGTATACCAACCCCTGGAAACCAAACTGCGCGTTACGGGGGCAATACCTCCTGTATCGAAATGCGAATTGGAGGCAAACGCCTAATCTTCGATGGCGGTAGCGGGTTGCACGTTTTGGGTAGGGAACTACTCAAAATTATGCCTGTAGAAGCTTATATGTTTTTTACCCATTACCACTGGGATCATATTCAAGGCGTACCTATGTTTATCCCAGCTTTTGTCGAGGGTAATAGCTTCCAAATTTACGGCGCAGTTCCCGATCAGCGGAGCTCTATGGAACAACATTTTATGGAGCGAGTGCTTCATCCTAATTCCCCAGTTCCGCTCAAAGGAATGCAGGCAAATATCGAATTTTGTGATATTTCCTGTGGAGATACCATCAAAATTGACGATATTATCATTGAAACAGGGCCGCTAAATCATCCAAACGGTGCTATGGGTTATCGCGTCAACTGGCGAGGACATTCGGTGTTTTACTGCACTGATACAGAACATTATCCAGACCATATAGATGAGAATGTGCTGCGATTAGCTAATAATGCAGACCTGTTAATTTACGATTCAATGTATACCGATGAGGAATATCATAATCCCAAATCTCCCAAAGTTGGCTGGGGTCACTCAACCTGGGAAGAAGGGGTAAAAGTATGTGAAGCAGCGGGAGTCAAAAGGTTTGTGAAGTTTCATCACGAACCTATTCATAGCGATGATTTTCTCGATCGACTCGAAGAAAAAATCCTCGCAGCTTCTCCTAATGCCGTATTAGCTAAAGAAGGCATGATTTTAAAAGTAGTTTAA
- a CDS encoding cytochrome P450 — protein sequence MTTTTDNSRSLPLPPGNFGLPLIGETIEFLRDPDFMEKRQKRYGSIFKTRIFGANSIAIIGAEANRFILTNNQYFAVSWPKSTKILLGPNSLSLQEGSQHQSRRKLLSYAFQPKALAGYLPGMEKITQEYLQKWQSLGSLTWYPELRNYTFDIASTLLIATESGSQTSLSKLFKDWSDGLFSIPLALPWTKFGRALHSRKELLAEIEKIILRRQTQQEPGQDALGLMLEARDEEGNGFSLPELKDQVLVLLFAGHETVTSALGSFCLSLAQYPEVREKLRSEIRQVVGNDPLTMEHFKQMSYLEMVIKEALRLVPPVGGGFRKVVKSCEYNGYAIPEGWGVLYQIGRTHQDESVYSQPEKFDPERFSPERSEDKKPFSYLPFGGGMRECLGKAFAQLVMKVFAVHLVRDYSWELLPEQNLELVTIPTPHPKDGLKVNFERF from the coding sequence ATGACTACTACAACTGATAATTCTCGATCGCTACCTTTGCCACCTGGAAATTTTGGCTTGCCTTTGATTGGAGAAACGATCGAGTTTCTCCGCGACCCTGATTTTATGGAAAAGCGCCAAAAGAGATACGGTTCTATTTTTAAAACCCGCATTTTTGGCGCTAATTCAATTGCGATCATCGGTGCAGAAGCTAATCGTTTTATTCTTACCAATAACCAGTATTTTGCTGTTAGTTGGCCTAAAAGTACCAAAATCCTTTTAGGGCCAAACTCTTTATCATTACAAGAAGGTAGTCAACATCAATCTCGACGTAAATTACTTTCTTATGCTTTCCAACCCAAAGCATTAGCAGGGTATCTGCCTGGAATGGAAAAAATTACCCAGGAATATTTGCAAAAATGGCAAAGTCTTGGCAGTTTAACTTGGTATCCAGAACTGAGAAATTACACATTTGATATTGCTAGTACTTTATTGATCGCAACAGAATCAGGCTCTCAAACATCTTTAAGCAAACTGTTTAAAGATTGGAGCGATGGACTATTTAGTATTCCTCTTGCTTTACCTTGGACAAAATTCGGTCGGGCGCTACATTCTCGAAAAGAGCTTTTAGCAGAAATTGAAAAAATTATACTACGTCGCCAAACACAGCAAGAGCCAGGGCAAGATGCACTGGGTTTAATGTTAGAAGCAAGGGATGAAGAAGGTAATGGTTTTAGTTTACCAGAACTGAAAGATCAAGTTTTAGTTTTGCTATTTGCCGGACATGAAACCGTAACTTCTGCATTGGGTAGTTTCTGTTTATCTTTAGCACAATATCCAGAAGTTAGGGAAAAATTGCGATCAGAAATTAGGCAAGTAGTTGGTAATGATCCTTTAACAATGGAACATTTCAAACAGATGTCATATCTGGAAATGGTAATTAAAGAAGCATTACGATTAGTTCCTCCTGTAGGTGGCGGTTTTCGCAAGGTGGTTAAATCTTGTGAGTACAATGGCTACGCTATTCCTGAAGGTTGGGGGGTACTTTATCAAATAGGTAGAACGCATCAAGATGAGTCTGTTTATTCTCAACCTGAAAAGTTCGATCCTGAACGGTTCTCTCCTGAAAGAAGTGAGGATAAAAAACCTTTTAGTTATCTACCTTTTGGTGGTGGAATGCGCGAATGTTTGGGTAAAGCTTTTGCTCAGTTAGTGATGAAAGTCTTTGCTGTACATTTAGTCCGAGATTATAGTTGGGAACTTTTACCTGAGCAAAATTTGGAATTGGTGACAATACCAACACCTCATCCGAAGGATGGTTTAAAGGTGAATTTTGAGCGTTTTTGA
- a CDS encoding PEP-CTERM sorting domain-containing protein (PEP-CTERM proteins occur, often in large numbers, in the proteomes of bacteria that also encode an exosortase, a predicted intramembrane cysteine proteinase. The presence of a PEP-CTERM domain at a protein's C-terminus predicts cleavage within the sorting domain, followed by covalent anchoring to some some component of the (usually Gram-negative) cell surface. Many PEP-CTERM proteins exhibit an unusual sequence composition that includes large numbers of potential glycosylation sites. Expression of one such protein has been shown restore the ability of a bacterium to form floc, a type of biofilm.): MSQSSWLKKLLIGSAGCGVSAIALGTTFAAPSQATTLTGFTTTGSMMNGMEVKVNFLSGGSQTAIWGTTGYNAGGAFGNEWSLTQVGNTFGQPWTFSYSGLDKISSLVVNAVPGNTVFDRTFNGFGTPGSANGWDFQVISGQSPTSFAYEVPIDISVGDLFGSLALTWNNGFSGMMRFIAETDNGSADDPVKVAQSVPEPASVLSLLALGTLGASSMLKRKQKLKV; this comes from the coding sequence ATGAGTCAATCAAGTTGGTTAAAGAAATTATTAATTGGTAGTGCCGGATGTGGAGTAAGCGCGATCGCATTAGGAACAACCTTTGCCGCTCCTTCTCAAGCAACTACTCTCACTGGGTTTACAACCACAGGGAGTATGATGAACGGCATGGAAGTGAAAGTAAATTTTCTCAGTGGAGGCTCGCAAACAGCAATTTGGGGTACAACTGGCTATAACGCAGGAGGAGCATTCGGTAATGAATGGTCTTTGACTCAAGTAGGAAATACCTTCGGTCAACCTTGGACATTTTCATACTCTGGCTTAGACAAAATTTCCTCATTAGTTGTTAACGCCGTTCCAGGAAATACGGTTTTCGATCGAACATTTAATGGTTTCGGTACACCCGGTTCAGCCAACGGTTGGGACTTCCAGGTAATCTCAGGACAAAGCCCTACTTCGTTTGCTTACGAAGTACCGATTGATATTTCAGTTGGAGATCTCTTTGGTAGTCTCGCCCTGACTTGGAACAATGGATTTTCCGGGATGATGAGATTTATTGCTGAAACTGATAATGGTAGTGCTGACGATCCAGTTAAAGTCGCCCAGTCAGTTCCCGAACCTGCTTCTGTCTTAAGTTTGTTGGCTTTAGGTACATTAGGTGCTAGTTCGATGCTGAAACGCAAACAAAAATTGAAAGTTTAG
- a CDS encoding arylesterase, which yields MKKYRWLNFCCLMLCSVLIFTSCSNYIDSVKNLKAGAGKQVLVLGDSIASGYGVEPNEAFPSILSQELGLPIVNRGVSGDTTEMALKRLETDVIAAEPWLVIVELGGNDFLRKFPKSETEQNLRQIITKIQEKSAIVVLLGMNLGLFADEYKKIYQRVAEETNAYLIPESLKGILDNPRYRQQDFIHPNVEGHKLLGTRVAKELKPLLAKATWPPALMQFRSNKH from the coding sequence ATGAAAAAATATCGCTGGTTAAATTTTTGTTGCTTAATGCTTTGTTCGGTATTAATTTTTACTAGTTGTAGTAATTACATTGATTCTGTCAAAAACTTGAAAGCAGGTGCAGGAAAACAAGTTCTAGTTTTAGGAGATAGCATTGCTTCAGGTTATGGAGTGGAACCGAATGAAGCTTTTCCCAGCATTTTAAGTCAAGAATTAGGCTTACCAATTGTTAATCGTGGTGTGAGTGGTGATACTACGGAAATGGCGTTAAAGCGATTAGAAACGGATGTCATTGCTGCTGAACCTTGGTTAGTAATTGTAGAACTTGGAGGCAATGATTTTTTACGGAAATTTCCCAAATCAGAGACGGAACAAAATTTACGGCAAATTATCACGAAAATTCAAGAAAAATCAGCAATTGTTGTGCTTTTGGGGATGAATTTAGGCTTATTTGCTGATGAATATAAAAAGATTTATCAGCGAGTTGCAGAAGAAACTAATGCTTATTTAATTCCCGAATCTTTAAAAGGGATTTTAGATAATCCTCGTTATCGCCAGCAGGACTTTATTCACCCTAATGTTGAGGGACATAAATTATTAGGTACTCGTGTTGCTAAAGAATTAAAGCCTTTATTAGCTAAAGCTACTTGGCCGCCTGCTTTAATGCAGTTTCGCTCTAACAAACATTAA
- a CDS encoding TIGR00300 family protein: MTDPIRFLMCPPDHYDVDYVINPWMEGNIHKSSRDRAVEQWEKLHHVLKDHALVDLVNPEKGWPDMVFTANAGLVLGKNVVLSRFYHKERQGEEPYFKKWFEDQGYTVYELPKDLPFEGAGDALLDREGRWLWAGYGFRSELDSHPYLAKWLDIEVLSLRLIDERFYHLDTCFCPLAGGYLLYYPPAFDSYSNRLIEMRVAPEKRIAIAEADAVNFACNAVNVDDVVVMNKVSDSLKQRLKECGFQVVETPLTEFLKAGGAAKCLTLRVTEPVRVEVHSLVSVESRTIRMQGHLLDSGLISRALDLIVENGGSFQVLNFSLGEQRQSTSSAEVKVSAPDHDIMEEIMTQLIDLGALPPPQEVCDVNTEAVTIPGVAPDDFYVTTIYPTEVRVHCEWVKVQNQRMDGAIAVNFTPDGPVAKCKLLRDLEIGDHVIVGVEGIRTIRKTESREQRNTQEFSFMASGVSSERRVELVVEQIAWELRQIRDQGGKVVVTAGPVVIHTGGAEHLSRLIREGYVQGLLGGNAIAVHDIEQAMMGTSLGVDMKRGVAVRGGHRHHLKVINTVRRYGNIAKAVEHGVIKSGVMYECVRSNVPFCLAGSIRDDGPLPDTQMDLIKAQEEYARLLQGADMILMLSSMLHSIGVGNMTPAGVKMVCVDINPAVVTKLSDRGSVESVGVVTDVGLFLSLLVKQLDKLTSPYHIAKSI; encoded by the coding sequence ATGACCGATCCGATTCGCTTCTTGATGTGTCCTCCCGACCACTACGACGTAGATTATGTAATTAATCCCTGGATGGAGGGCAATATACACAAATCTTCCCGCGATCGCGCTGTCGAACAGTGGGAAAAACTACACCATGTTCTTAAAGATCATGCTTTAGTCGATTTGGTTAACCCGGAAAAAGGTTGGCCAGATATGGTATTTACCGCTAACGCAGGTTTAGTATTAGGTAAAAATGTCGTTTTGAGCCGTTTTTATCATAAAGAACGCCAAGGGGAAGAACCGTATTTTAAAAAGTGGTTTGAAGACCAAGGTTACACAGTTTACGAATTACCTAAAGATTTACCTTTTGAAGGTGCGGGTGATGCGTTACTCGATCGAGAAGGTCGCTGGTTATGGGCGGGTTATGGTTTCCGTTCCGAACTAGATTCTCACCCTTATTTAGCAAAATGGCTGGATATAGAAGTACTTTCGCTGCGTTTAATTGATGAGCGTTTTTATCATTTAGATACTTGCTTTTGTCCTTTAGCTGGTGGTTATTTACTGTACTATCCTCCAGCATTTGATTCTTATTCAAATCGCTTGATTGAAATGCGAGTTGCGCCAGAAAAACGGATTGCGATCGCAGAAGCAGATGCAGTTAACTTTGCTTGTAACGCTGTCAACGTCGATGACGTGGTAGTGATGAATAAAGTAAGTGACAGCTTAAAGCAAAGATTGAAAGAATGTGGTTTTCAAGTAGTAGAAACACCATTAACGGAATTTTTGAAAGCTGGTGGCGCAGCGAAATGTTTGACTTTGCGGGTTACTGAACCTGTGAGAGTGGAAGTTCACAGTTTAGTTTCTGTGGAAAGTCGCACTATTCGTATGCAAGGTCACTTGCTGGATTCTGGTTTAATCAGTCGCGCCTTAGACTTAATTGTAGAAAATGGTGGCAGTTTCCAAGTTTTGAATTTTAGCTTGGGAGAACAACGTCAAAGCACTTCTTCTGCTGAGGTGAAAGTCTCTGCTCCCGATCATGACATCATGGAAGAGATTATGACCCAGTTGATCGATCTGGGTGCATTACCTCCGCCGCAAGAAGTTTGTGATGTTAATACTGAAGCTGTAACTATTCCAGGGGTTGCGCCAGATGACTTTTACGTTACTACAATTTACCCAACGGAAGTGCGGGTACATTGTGAGTGGGTGAAGGTACAAAATCAGCGGATGGATGGCGCGATCGCAGTAAACTTTACACCAGATGGGCCTGTTGCTAAGTGTAAATTACTTAGAGATCTGGAAATCGGCGATCATGTAATTGTTGGTGTGGAAGGGATTCGGACAATCCGCAAAACCGAGTCACGGGAACAACGGAATACCCAAGAATTTAGTTTTATGGCTTCGGGTGTTTCCAGCGAACGCCGTGTAGAATTGGTTGTGGAACAAATCGCTTGGGAATTGCGCCAAATCCGCGATCAAGGCGGTAAAGTGGTAGTGACAGCAGGGCCAGTGGTGATTCATACTGGTGGCGCAGAACACTTATCCCGGTTGATTCGGGAAGGTTACGTGCAAGGTTTGTTGGGTGGAAATGCGATCGCAGTTCACGACATCGAACAAGCAATGATGGGAACCTCGTTAGGCGTGGATATGAAGCGAGGCGTTGCCGTTCGCGGCGGGCACCGTCACCACTTAAAGGTAATTAACACAGTTCGCCGTTACGGAAATATCGCCAAAGCTGTAGAACATGGCGTAATTAAATCCGGGGTAATGTACGAATGCGTTCGCAGCAATGTACCTTTCTGTTTAGCTGGTTCTATTCGTGATGATGGCCCTTTGCCAGATACCCAAATGGATCTGATTAAGGCACAAGAAGAGTATGCCAGATTGCTCCAAGGCGCTGACATGATTTTAATGCTTTCTTCCATGTTGCATTCGATCGGTGTGGGTAATATGACACCTGCGGGTGTGAAGATGGTTTGTGTGGATATTAACCCAGCGGTTGTTACTAAGTTAAGCGATCGGGGTTCTGTTGAATCTGTTGGCGTTGTTACCGATGTTGGTTTATTCCTCAGTTTGTTGGTCAAACAATTGGATAAATTAACCAGTCCTTATCACATCGCTAAGAGTATTTAG
- a CDS encoding Uma2 family endonuclease, translated as MKSATAISPPSTLPPLENGDKLTRREFERRYQAMPEVKKAELIEGIVYMASPVRAKKHGKPHSWIIGWLVAYEAATPGVETLDNATVRLDADNEPQPDASLRIEQGGQSRISEDDYVEGAPELIVEIAASTASIDLHQKLNVYRRNGVQEYLVWRIYDGEFDWFRLNAGEYIKVEPDANGIIYSIVFPGLWLDKEALLTGDLAKILEVLQQGLASQEHQDFVQQSRKS; from the coding sequence ATGAAATCTGCTACTGCAATTTCTCCGCCTTCAACACTTCCACCATTAGAAAACGGCGACAAACTAACCCGGAGAGAATTTGAGCGCCGCTATCAAGCAATGCCTGAAGTAAAGAAGGCAGAATTAATAGAAGGAATCGTTTATATGGCATCTCCTGTAAGAGCAAAAAAACATGGCAAACCTCATTCTTGGATTATTGGTTGGTTAGTTGCTTACGAAGCAGCTACGCCAGGAGTGGAAACACTGGATAACGCAACAGTGCGCCTTGATGCCGATAACGAACCGCAACCAGATGCTTCATTAAGAATCGAACAGGGGGGACAATCGCGGATTAGCGAAGATGATTATGTCGAAGGTGCGCCAGAATTAATTGTAGAAATTGCTGCTTCTACGGCATCAATAGATTTACATCAAAAGCTCAATGTTTATCGTCGTAATGGGGTACAAGAATATTTAGTTTGGCGAATTTATGATGGTGAATTTGATTGGTTTAGGTTAAATGCTGGGGAATATATAAAAGTTGAACCCGATGCAAATGGAATAATTTATTCTATAGTATTTCCCGGATTATGGTTAGATAAAGAAGCTTTGTTAACAGGAGATTTAGCGAAAATTTTAGAAGTTTTGCAGCAGGGGTTAGCTAGCCAAGAACATCAAGATTTTGTGCAACAATCACGTAAAAGCTAG